A genomic region of Devosia ginsengisoli contains the following coding sequences:
- a CDS encoding ABC transporter substrate-binding protein — translation MKKTLGASVSMLAVLAVSAPVFAQADLDALYEAAKAEGQLTTIALPHSWCNYGGVIESFKAKYPGITVNELNPDAGSADELEAVRANIGNTGPQAPDVLDIGLAFGPQAKDEGLLQAYKVSTWDEIPDDAKDADGFWYGDYYGVLAFGINKDIITGDNPASWADLNKDEFANSVALAGDPRTANNAIMSVFAAGLSTGAAQDAAAQAGLEYFKALNDKGNFVPVDAEAAAIAQGTTPIAINWDYNLLAARDNLNGNPPIDVVVPSDGVVAGVYVQAISAHAPHPNAAKLWMEYLYSDEGQLGWLAGYCHPIRFSAMADAGVLPEDLMAKLPAAENYAKAVFPSIEEQNANKTTITSGWDTTVGASVQ, via the coding sequence ATCAAGAAGACCCTCGGCGCATCCGTTTCGATGCTTGCCGTGCTTGCCGTTTCTGCCCCCGTCTTCGCCCAGGCCGATCTCGACGCGCTTTATGAAGCCGCCAAGGCCGAAGGCCAGCTCACCACCATCGCCCTGCCCCACTCCTGGTGCAATTACGGCGGCGTGATCGAGAGCTTCAAGGCCAAGTATCCGGGCATCACCGTCAATGAACTGAACCCCGATGCCGGCTCCGCCGACGAGCTCGAAGCCGTCCGCGCCAATATCGGCAACACCGGCCCGCAGGCCCCCGACGTGCTCGATATCGGCCTCGCCTTCGGCCCGCAGGCCAAGGATGAAGGCCTGCTGCAGGCCTACAAGGTCTCCACTTGGGACGAAATCCCCGACGACGCCAAGGATGCCGACGGCTTCTGGTATGGCGACTATTACGGCGTGCTCGCTTTCGGCATCAACAAGGACATCATCACCGGCGACAACCCGGCATCCTGGGCCGACCTGAACAAGGACGAATTCGCCAATTCGGTCGCCCTGGCCGGTGACCCGCGCACCGCCAACAATGCCATCATGTCGGTCTTCGCTGCCGGTCTCTCCACTGGCGCCGCGCAGGATGCCGCCGCCCAGGCGGGCCTCGAATATTTCAAGGCCCTCAACGACAAGGGCAATTTCGTCCCCGTCGACGCCGAAGCCGCCGCCATCGCCCAGGGCACCACGCCCATCGCCATCAACTGGGACTACAACCTGCTGGCCGCCCGCGACAACCTCAACGGCAACCCGCCGATCGACGTCGTCGTGCCGTCCGATGGCGTCGTGGCCGGCGTCTATGTCCAGGCCATCTCGGCCCATGCGCCGCACCCGAACGCCGCCAAGCTCTGGATGGAATATCTCTATTCCGACGAAGGCCAGCTCGGCTGGCTCGCCGGCTATTGCCACCCCATCCGCTTCAGCGCCATGGCCGATGCCGGCGTCCTGCCGGAAGACCTGATGGCCAAGCTCCCCGCCGCCGAGAACTACGCCAAGGCAGTGTTCCCGTCGATCGAAGAGCAGAACGCCAACAAGACCACCATCACCTCAGGCTGGGACACCACTGTTGGGGCGAGCGTGCAGTAA